One Vigna unguiculata cultivar IT97K-499-35 chromosome 7, ASM411807v1, whole genome shotgun sequence genomic region harbors:
- the LOC114190321 gene encoding protein GFS12, protein MEEESECFECLQLRIKSDFSEEVFFNYAISNSAFPFGSSAIVNISGTTDGEASGGQFILQYMPSRDKNCFINYVNEYSLDSGEITTRSGDPDIGGSKNNVIKGRITSSDDCDSGKAFSGNTNCSHSGRFSCLRTITSLLPIAHVGISSNSTFQKVSSDFLSGLIEDHVLNSLDLFVEEKGSGRDSINFLGLIGLPSFEEDAFPGSLRHPNIAPVLAIFKTSDHVNVVLPKTPYNLESILHFNPNALKSDWNRRFLIYQLLSALSYVHGLGVSHGNICPSNIMLTDSLWCWLRLWSEPVLESNLTSQETESVNSEPARIGCCNVGCHSYGLYADLKLSPTIDWNACFQQWWRGEISNFEYLLILNRLAGRRWGDHTFHPVMPWVIDFSSKPDDNCDVGWRDLSKSKWRLAKGDEQLDFTYSTSEIPHHVSDECLSELAVCSYKARRLPLSVLRMAVRSVYEPNEYPSTMQRLYQWTPDECIPEFYCDAQIFKSIHDGMTDLAVPSWAESPEDFIKLHFDALESDRVSFQLHHWIDITFGYKMSGQEAIAAKNVMLPLSEPLMPRSTGRRQLFTQPHPIRHATTKTKRHGSNKYAKVWSQAYEMHQETSLLAGTAYLQELEQASKFSEHARHLNACYHYPSNQMTGQNISSLGDPSTKTFSENISKLSMIDRNYQVPYKMNLISFLQHMKEEDEGSLGYPDLLLWKQKLSSSRLCSEDVAGDIFSIGCLLAEIHLSRPLFDPVSLSIYLEDGTFPGFLQDLPPNIRLLVEACIQKDWTRRPSTKFLLESPYFPKSVKSSYLFLAPLQLVAKDETRLRYAANLAKHGALREMGAFATEMCTTYSLPLIVNAVSDVEAEWAYMLLKEFMKCLTVQAVKTLILPTIQKILQTTGYLRLKVALLQDSFVREIWNQVGKQAYLETIHPLVLSNLYNSPDKSSAASASVLLISSSEELGVPITIHQTILPLVHCFGKGLCADGIDVLVRIGGIFGELFIVKQMVPLLKNVVRSFIDVSCMNKPDPVQSWTALALIDCMMTLDGLVAFLTEEVIVKQLLEDLSCIHIGVLMQKHMDIAVLQIAASTLFGICQRIGADLTALHIVPKLKELFDELAFSQEVSKGSTTLGKNLKASKIKFGGDLHIESRVDLVLVLYPSFASLLGIEKLRQCCATWLILEQYLLRHHNWKWEYAGESSKNGSEIILARRPVISQGFTSEYNPAKLLLNGVGWSIPQSQGSRSAKNLIPQRRPFKVHQTPVVVHEGMSYQTNQEPWFWFPSPATVWDGPEFLGRVGIQKDDLPWKIRASVIHSIRAHHGALRSLAVNQDECTVFTAGIGQGYKGTVQKWELSRTNCLSGYHGHEEVVNDICILSSSGRVASCDGTIHIWNSQTGKQILVFAESQTESSHPTSHPSSASKINSDQANVLNLNTLSNGILSSAFDSSLYTCMHQLYSTETLVVGTGNGSLRFIDVSRGQKLHIWRGESTESTFPSLISAICSTGSDKMQAGGISSLPSFIAAGLSSGHCKLFDAKSGNVITSWRAHDGYVTKLAAPEEHLLISSSLDRTLRVWDLRMNLPLQPVIFRGHSDGISSFSIWGHDVISISRSRIGLLSLSKSANETDGQHHIIPQRLYVSDNGQRSLSALSSISILPFSRLFLIGTEDGYLRICC, encoded by the exons ATGGAGGAAGAGAGCGAATGCTTCGAGTGCCTCCAACTTCGAATAAAGTCGGATTTCTCGGAGGAAGTCTTCTTCAATTATGCCATCTCCAATTCCGCTTTTCCTTTCGGATCCTCAGCTATCGTCAAT ATTTCTGGTACAACTGATGGCGAAGCTTCGGGCGGTCAGTTCATATTGCAATACATGCCGAGTcgtgataagaattgttttatcaattatgt AAATGAATATAGTTTGGACAGTGGTGAAATTACTACTAGGAGTGGTGATCCTGATATTGGTGGaagtaaaaataatgttatcaaGGGTAGAATTACTTCATCAGATGATTGTGACTCTGGGAAAGCTTTTTCAGGAAACACAAATTGTAGCCATTCTGGAAGGTTTTCTTGCTTGAGGACAATCACCTCACTCTTGCCGATTGCTCATGTGGGAATCTCTTCCAATTCTACGTTTCAAAAGGTGTCCTCTGATTTCTTGTCTGGGTTGATCGAAGACCATGTCTTAAATTCACTTGATCTCTTCGTTGAAGAAAAAGGATCTGGACGGGACAGTATAAATTTCCTGGGTTTAATTGGGTTGCCATCATTTGAAGAGGATGCTTTTCCAGGATCTTTGAGGCATCCTAACATAGCTCCAGTCCTTGCGATTTTTAAAACATCCGATCATGTTAATGTGGTGCTTCCAAAGACTCCATACAACTTGGAAAGTATTCTTCATTTTAACCCCAATGCCTTAAAATCTGATTGGAATAGAAGATTTCTTATATATCAACTACTCTCAGCCTTATCGTACGTACATGGTTTAGGGGTTTCTCATGGTAATATATGCCCATCCAATATCATGTTGACTGATTCGTTATGGTGTTGGCTGAGATTATGGAGTGAGCCCGTATTGGAATCTAATTTAACTTCGCAGGAGACTGAAAGCGTTAATTCTGAACCAGCAAGAATTGGTTGTTGTAATGTTGGTTGTCATTCTTATGGCCTTTATGCTGATCTAAAGCTTTCTCCAACAATAGATTGGAATGCTTGCTTTCAGCAGTGGTGGAGAGGAGAAATAagtaattttgaatatttactCATCTTAAACAGATTAGCAGGAAGAAGGTGGGGCGACCATACATTTCATCCAGTAATGCCTTGGGTAATTGATTTTAGCTCAAAACCTGATGATAATTGTGATGTAGGGTGGAGAGACTTGAGCAAGAGTAAATGGCGCTTGGCAAAAGGTGATGAACAATTGGATTTCACATATTCAACATCTGAAATCCCTCATCATGTTTCAGATGAATGTCTGTCTGAATTGGCTGTCTGCAGTTATAAAGCAAGAAGACTGCCTTTGAGTGTTCTGAGAATGGCTGTTCGTTCTGTGTATGAACCTAATGAGTATCCTTCCACAATGCAGAGGCTCTATCAATGGACTCCCGATGAATGCATTCCAGAGTTTTACTGTGATGctcaaatttttaaatcaatacATGATGGTATGACTGATTTGGCTGTACCCTCCTGGGCAGAGAGTCCTGAGGATTTCATTAAATTACATTTTGATGCATTAGAAAGTGATAGGGTGTCATTTCAACTCCATCATTGGATAGATATAACCTTTGGTTACAAAATGTCTGGCCAGGAAGCTATCGCTGCTAAGAATGTAATGCTTCCTCTATCAGAACCCTTAATGCCAAGATCAACAGGACGTCGTCAGCTCTTTACACAACCACACCCCATACGTCATGCCACTACCAAAACAAAACGTCATGGTTCCAATAAATATGCCAAAGTTTGGAGTCAGGCATATGAAATGCACCAAGAGACATCTCTTCTAGCTGGAACTGCTTATCTACAAGAACTAGAGCAAGCATCTAAATTTTCTGAACATGCTAGGCATTTGAATGCCTGTTACCATTATCCCTCAAATCAAATGACGGGGCAGAACATCTCATCTCTGGGAGATCCATCAACGAAGACATTTAGTGAAAATATAAGCAAACTATCTATGATTGACAGAAATTACCAGGTACCTTATAAAATGAATctaatttcttttcttcaacatatgaaagaagaagatgaaggctCCTTAGGGTATCCAGACTTGCTACTCTGGAAGCAGAAATTATCTTCTTCAAGACTTTGCTCTGAAGATGTTGCTGGGGACATATTTTCTATTGGTTGTCTCTTGGCTGAAATTCATCTTTCCAGGCCACTCTTTGATCCAGTCTCATTGTCGATATACTTGGAAGATGGAACCTTTCCAGGATTTCTGCAGGATCTACCTCCTAATATTAGATTGCTTGTTGAAGCATGCATCCAAAAGGATTGGACGAG GCGGCCATCTACCAAATTTCTTCTGGAATCACCTTATTTTCCAAAGAGTGTCAAGTCCTCCTACTTGTTTCTTGCTCCACTTCAGCTTGTAGCTAAAGACGAAACTCGTCTTCGTTATGCTGCAAATCTTGCAAAGCATGGAGCCCTCAGGGAAATGGGTGCTTTCGCAACTGAAATGTGCACCACTTATTCCTTACCGCTTATAGTGAATGCTGTGAGTGATGTTGAAGCTGAATGGGCATATATGCTTCTGAAGGAATTCATGAAATGCTTAACTGTGCAAGCAGTGAAAACATTAATCCTGCCAACAATACAGAAAATTTTACAG ACGACAGGTTATTTACGTTTAAAGGTTGCTCTTCTACAAGATTCATTTGTGAGGGAAATATGGAATCAAGTTGGTAAACAAGCATACCTGGAAACTATTCATCCATTGGTCTTGTCAAACTTGTACAATTCTCCAGATAAAAGTTCAGCTGCCTCTGCTTCAGTGCTTCTAATCAGTTCTAGCGAGGAGCTTGGAGTACCTATTACCATCCATCAG ACTATCTTGCCTCTTGTACATTGCTTTGGGAAAGGACTATGTGCGGATGGCATTGATGTGCTGGTCAGAATTG GTGGCATTTTTGGGGAATTGTTTATTGTCAAACAGATGGTACCTTTACTCAAAAATGTTGTTCGTTCCTTCATTGATGTTTCATGCATGAATAAGCCTGATCCTGTCCAGAGTTGGACTGCTTTGGCACTTATTGATTGCATGATGACTTTAGATGGCCTTGTAGCTTTCCTGACAGAAGAGGTCATTGTAAAGCAGCTTCTTGAA GATCTAAGTTGCATACACATAGGGGTTCTTATGCAGAAACATATGGACATTGCAGTGCTTCAG ATTGCTGCCTCTACTCTTTTTGGAATTTGTCAACGGATTGGAGCAGATTTGACAGCATTGCATATTGTTCCAAAACTTAAAGAACTATTTGATGAGCTGGCTTTCTCCCAGGAAGTTTCTAAAGGTTCAACTACTCTTGGCAAAAACTTGAAGGCtagcaaaataaaatttggaggGGACTTGCATATTGAAAGTCGTGTGGATCTAGT GTTGGTACTCTATCCTTCCTTTGCATCTCTTCTTGGGATAGAGAAACTTCGTCAATGCTGTGCTACTTGGTTGATTCTTGAACAGTATCTTCTACGTCATCATAATTGGAAG TGGGAATATGCAGGAGAATCATCAAAAAATGGTTCAGAAATTATTCTTGCTAGAAGACCTGTAATATCCCAAGGATTTACATCTGAATACAATCCTGCAAAGCTGTTGCTTAATGGAGTTGGATGGTCAATTCCACAATCCCAAGGAAGTAGAAGTGCCAAAAATTTGATTCCTCAAAGACGACCATTTAAAGTTCATCAAACTCCAGTAGTAGTGCATGAAGGAATGTCATACCAAACGAACCAAGAACCCTGGTTTTGGTTCCCTAGTCCAGCCACCGTCTGGGATGGGCCTGAATTTCTTGGGAGGGTGGGGATTCAGAAAGATGATCTTCCATGGAAGATCAGAGCATCTGTTATACACTCTATACGTGCACATCATGGAGCACTAAGGTCTCTGGCTGTTAACCAAGATGAATGCACTGTTTTTACTGCTGGAATTGGTCAAGGATACAAGGGAACTGTTCAGAAATGGGAATTGAGCCGAACTAATTGTTTGTCCGGCTATCATGGCCATGAGGAg GTTGTGAATGATATTTGCATCTTATCATCAAGTGGAAGAGTGGCATCTTGTGATGGAACAATTCACATTTGGAACAGCCAAACAGGGAAGCAAATATTAGTATTTGCTGAGTCGCAAACAGAATCTAGCCATCCTACAAGCCATCCATCCTCTGCATCAAAGATTAACAGTGACCAGGCAAATGTGCTAAATTTGAATACACTATCAAATGGAATATTGTCTAGTGCTTTCGATTCAAGTCTTTATACTTGTATGCATCAATTATACTCCACTGAAACTCTTGTAGTTGGCACTGGAAATGGTTCTCTGAG GTTCATTGATGTTTCTCGAGGCCAAAAGCTTCATATCTGGAGAGGCGAATCTACTGAATCTACTTTTCCTTCACTTATTTCTGCCATCTGTTCTACTGGCTCTGACAAAATGCAAGCGGGTGGAATTTCCTCTTTGCCGTCTTTTATTGCAGCTGGGCTAAGTTCTGGTCACTGTAAATTATTTGATGCTAAGAGTGGAAATGTCATTACCTCTTGGCGAGCTCACGATGGATATGTGACAAAG TTGGCAGCACCTGAGGAACATCTGCTCATTTCCAGCTCTCTGGACAGAACTTTACGAGTCTGGGACTTAAGAAT GAATTTGCCGTTGCAGCCCGTTATTTTCAGAGGTCATTCAGATGGTATATCCAGCTTCTCCATTTGGGGCCATGATGTTATTTCAATTTCCCGGAGTAGGATTGG